The following are from one region of the Acidobacteriota bacterium genome:
- the sucD gene encoding succinate--CoA ligase subunit alpha, which translates to MSILVSKDTKVLVQGIGKTGRFHTDKAIAYGTQMVGAVHPSRAGQVESFAGETDHSGVQGRPDTYEAELPIFRTVVEAVAATGATVSVVYVPPPFAADAIMEAGAAGIEVVICITEGIPVADMVNTKYFLADTGARLVGPNCPGVITPQQCKIGIMPGYIHTPGKIGVVSRSGTLTYEAVFQLTNNGLGQSTAIGIGGDPVNGTNFVDCLALFNDDPQTEGVIIIGEIGGTAEEEACDWITANMTKPVAGLIAGITAPPGKRMGHAGAIISGGKGTAADKISAMEAAGVVVAPTPTDMGAAMLEAMNR; encoded by the coding sequence ATGAGCATTCTCGTCTCAAAGGACACCAAGGTCCTCGTCCAAGGCATCGGGAAGACTGGTCGATTCCACACGGACAAGGCAATCGCCTACGGCACGCAAATGGTGGGGGCCGTACATCCGTCGCGTGCCGGCCAGGTCGAGAGCTTTGCGGGTGAGACCGACCACTCCGGTGTCCAGGGTCGTCCCGACACCTACGAAGCAGAGCTTCCAATCTTCCGTACCGTTGTCGAGGCCGTCGCGGCGACCGGTGCGACGGTGTCCGTCGTGTACGTGCCGCCGCCGTTTGCGGCCGACGCGATCATGGAAGCCGGTGCTGCCGGAATTGAAGTCGTGATCTGTATCACCGAAGGTATCCCGGTCGCCGACATGGTCAACACAAAGTACTTCCTCGCCGACACGGGTGCACGTCTCGTCGGTCCCAACTGTCCGGGTGTCATCACGCCGCAACAGTGCAAGATTGGCATCATGCCCGGCTACATCCACACGCCGGGCAAGATCGGCGTCGTGTCTCGGTCGGGCACCCTGACGTACGAAGCAGTGTTCCAACTCACTAACAACGGCCTCGGCCAGTCGACAGCTATCGGCATCGGCGGTGACCCCGTCAACGGCACCAACTTTGTCGATTGTCTCGCCCTGTTCAACGACGACCCGCAAACCGAGGGTGTCATCATCATCGGTGAGATAGGCGGCACCGCAGAGGAAGAAGCATGCGACTGGATCACGGCGAACATGACCAAGCCGGTCGCTGGGCTTATCGCAGGCATAACTGCCCCTCCAGGTAAACGCATGGGTCACGCCGGTGCGATCATTTCGGGGGGCAAGGGCACTGCTGCGGACAAGATCTCGGCCATGGAAGCCGCCGGCGTGGTCGTTGCGCCGACGCCGACCGACATGGGCGCCGCAATGCTTGAGGCCATGAACCGGTAA
- the sucC gene encoding ADP-forming succinate--CoA ligase subunit beta, with protein MKIHEYQAKELMKARGIMVPSGVMVTNVEDAVAAVRGLVAESGNPVVVVKSQIHAGGRGKGCFKEHEDLGGVTVVLDGIKGGIEATEAKVGELAEKMLGSTLVTIQTGPGGKKVNRLYIEQGIDIATELYVSVVLDRSTSRNILMVSTEGGTEIEEVAANTPEKILKEEITPAMGLLPFQARTIAYGLGLEGSAFKNGVKFMHMLCDAAIELDTDMIEINPLVVTTDGHVMALDGKMSFESNALYRHPDVLEMRDVSEEDPAEMEASEHDLSFIKLDGSIGCMVNGAGLAMATMDIIKSTGGEPANFLDVGGGATAERVTAAFKIITSDPNVKGIFVNIFGGIMKCDTIAEGIVAAVKEIGLQVPLVVRLEGTNVELGKQIIDESGLNVVSASDMKDGAEKIVELTR; from the coding sequence TTGAAGATTCACGAATACCAAGCAAAGGAGCTGATGAAAGCCCGCGGGATCATGGTCCCATCCGGGGTCATGGTGACCAACGTCGAGGACGCTGTGGCGGCCGTGCGGGGACTCGTCGCAGAGTCCGGGAACCCAGTTGTTGTTGTGAAGTCACAGATCCATGCCGGCGGACGCGGCAAGGGCTGTTTCAAGGAGCATGAAGATCTCGGCGGAGTCACCGTGGTGCTCGACGGCATCAAGGGTGGCATCGAGGCGACAGAGGCGAAGGTCGGTGAACTCGCCGAGAAGATGCTGGGATCAACGCTCGTCACCATCCAAACCGGTCCGGGTGGCAAGAAGGTCAACCGACTCTACATTGAACAAGGCATCGACATAGCCACCGAGTTATACGTCTCGGTGGTGCTTGATCGGTCAACGTCGCGCAACATTCTCATGGTATCCACCGAAGGCGGAACTGAGATTGAGGAAGTTGCCGCGAACACGCCGGAGAAGATCCTCAAAGAAGAGATCACCCCTGCAATGGGACTGCTCCCGTTTCAGGCGCGCACCATTGCGTACGGGCTCGGTCTTGAGGGGTCGGCGTTTAAGAACGGCGTGAAGTTTATGCACATGCTGTGCGACGCAGCAATCGAACTCGATACCGACATGATCGAAATCAACCCGCTCGTTGTCACGACCGACGGTCACGTGATGGCACTGGACGGCAAGATGAGTTTCGAATCGAACGCACTGTATCGGCACCCCGACGTGCTGGAGATGCGAGACGTATCTGAGGAAGACCCTGCTGAGATGGAAGCTAGCGAGCACGACCTTTCATTCATAAAACTTGACGGGTCGATCGGCTGTATGGTGAACGGTGCGGGCCTGGCAATGGCGACGATGGACATCATCAAGTCAACCGGCGGTGAACCCGCCAACTTCCTCGATGTGGGCGGCGGCGCAACCGCAGAGCGGGTAACGGCCGCGTTCAAGATCATCACAAGTGACCCGAACGTCAAGGGCATTTTCGTGAACATCTTCGGGGGGATCATGAAGTGCGACACGATCGCAGAAGGGATTGTGGCTGCGGTTAAGGAAATCGGTCTTCAAGTTCCCCTTGTCGTCAGACTTGAAGGGACGAATGTGGAACTTGGCAAGCAGATCATTGACGAGTCCGGGCTCAACGTCGTGAGCGCATCCGACATGAAAGATGGCGCCGAAAAAATTGTGGAGTTGACACGATGA
- a CDS encoding cobalamin B12-binding domain-containing protein has product MPARILIAKPGLDGHDRGAKVVARALRDAGCEVIYSGLHQTPEQIVETAIQEDVDGIGLSALSGAHLTLFPRVIEVLRDRGIDDIVVFGGGVIPKPDIEILKRAGLAEIFTQGTSLSEIANWVHANLSSDD; this is encoded by the coding sequence ATGCCAGCTCGCATCCTCATCGCAAAACCGGGTCTTGACGGCCACGATCGAGGTGCCAAAGTCGTCGCTCGCGCACTTCGAGACGCTGGGTGCGAGGTGATTTACTCGGGGCTCCACCAGACCCCCGAGCAAATCGTCGAAACAGCAATCCAGGAAGACGTCGACGGCATTGGTTTGTCAGCGCTCTCCGGTGCCCACCTCACCCTATTTCCGCGGGTCATTGAAGTCCTGCGTGATCGAGGCATAGACGACATTGTGGTGTTTGGCGGTGGGGTCATACCAAAACCGGACATCGAGATTCTGAAACGTGCCGGGTTGGCGGAGATTTTCACGCAAGGTACATCGCTCAGCGAGATTGCCAACTGGGTGCATGCCAACCTTTCCAGCGACGACTAG